In Aristaeella hokkaidonensis, the following are encoded in one genomic region:
- the trpS gene encoding tryptophan--tRNA ligase: protein MADQKQIILTGDRPTGRLHLGHYVGSLKRRVELQNSGLYDEINILIADDQALTDNADNPAKIRDNIINVVLDYLSVGLDPEKVTICVQSALPALHALTFYYLNLVTTARLSRNPTVKAEIQMRGFADEGLPAGFFCYPVSQAADITAFDANVVPVGEDQLPMIEQTREIVEKFNKVYGETLVLPKAVIPENETQRRLPGVDGKAKMSKSLGNCIYLSDDPKTVKKQVNGHMFTDPQHLQISDPGHIEGNVVFTYLDALCTDAHFAEFLPDYANLEEMKDHYRRGGLGDGTCKKFLINILEETLSPIRAERAKWENDIGAVYDILQAGTAKAVETTNATLARVRKAMRINYFEDRSIIKEWDKLLKAAKQ, encoded by the coding sequence ATGGCTGATCAGAAACAGATTATTCTTACCGGGGACCGTCCCACCGGACGGCTGCACCTGGGTCATTATGTAGGTTCCCTGAAGCGTCGGGTGGAGCTGCAGAACTCCGGCCTGTATGATGAGATCAACATCCTCATCGCCGACGACCAGGCCCTGACGGATAACGCGGACAACCCCGCCAAGATCCGGGATAACATCATCAACGTCGTACTGGACTACCTCTCCGTCGGTCTCGACCCGGAGAAGGTTACCATCTGCGTCCAGTCCGCCCTGCCGGCGCTCCACGCGCTGACCTTCTATTACCTGAACCTGGTCACCACGGCCCGCCTTTCCCGCAACCCCACCGTTAAAGCTGAAATCCAGATGCGCGGTTTCGCGGATGAAGGCCTCCCGGCCGGTTTCTTCTGCTACCCCGTTTCCCAGGCCGCGGACATCACCGCCTTTGACGCGAACGTGGTTCCCGTGGGTGAAGACCAGCTGCCCATGATCGAGCAGACCCGGGAAATCGTGGAAAAATTCAACAAGGTTTACGGTGAAACCCTGGTGCTGCCCAAGGCTGTGATTCCGGAAAATGAAACCCAGCGCCGCCTGCCCGGTGTGGACGGCAAGGCCAAGATGAGCAAGTCCCTGGGCAACTGCATCTACCTTTCCGATGACCCCAAGACCGTGAAAAAGCAGGTCAACGGCCATATGTTCACAGATCCGCAGCACCTGCAGATCTCCGATCCCGGCCATATCGAAGGCAACGTGGTGTTCACCTACCTGGACGCCCTCTGCACCGACGCGCACTTCGCCGAATTCCTGCCGGACTACGCCAATCTGGAGGAAATGAAGGATCATTACCGCCGCGGCGGCCTCGGAGACGGAACCTGCAAGAAGTTCCTCATCAACATCCTGGAAGAAACCCTGAGCCCCATCCGTGCGGAGCGGGCCAAGTGGGAAAATGATATCGGCGCCGTTTATGACATCCTGCAGGCCGGCACCGCCAAGGCCGTGGAAACCACCAACGCCACCCTGGCCCGCGTCCGGAAGGCCATGCGGATCAACTACTTTGAGGATCGTTCCATCATCAAGGAATGGGACAAGCTGCTGAAAGCCGCAAAGCAGTAA
- a CDS encoding Type 1 glutamine amidotransferase-like domain-containing protein, which yields MNVILTSHLGGSYRENGKRIPAMLMEENGLLEKLRSLWPEGARVLIICADPADYEKNDTVLSCFTQALPMSGLNYASLEMCDDRNMESAADLSCKDVIILTGGHVPTQNRFFREISLKEKLNGYTGLVIAWSAGSMNCADPVYAGPELPGEAVDPDFQRWIPGLGLTKTNIFPHFEALKDDMLDGMRLIEDITFADSMTHEIIAINNGSYITVDESGETLYGEAYSIKNGVMKQICRDGELIKL from the coding sequence ATGAATGTGATCCTTACAAGCCATCTCGGAGGCTCATACCGGGAAAACGGAAAAAGAATCCCCGCCATGCTGATGGAGGAAAACGGATTGCTGGAGAAGCTCCGTTCCCTATGGCCGGAAGGCGCCAGGGTGCTCATAATCTGCGCGGATCCAGCCGATTATGAGAAAAACGACACCGTTCTCTCCTGCTTCACGCAGGCGCTGCCGATGAGCGGCCTTAACTATGCTTCCCTTGAAATGTGCGACGACAGGAATATGGAGTCCGCGGCGGATCTGAGCTGCAAGGACGTCATTATCCTGACGGGCGGGCACGTTCCCACGCAGAATCGGTTCTTCCGGGAAATCTCCCTGAAGGAAAAGCTGAACGGATATACCGGCCTGGTGATTGCCTGGAGCGCCGGCTCCATGAACTGCGCGGACCCGGTCTATGCCGGTCCGGAGCTTCCGGGCGAAGCTGTGGATCCGGACTTCCAGCGGTGGATCCCCGGCCTGGGGCTCACAAAAACCAACATCTTCCCGCACTTCGAAGCGCTGAAGGACGACATGCTGGACGGCATGCGGCTGATTGAAGATATCACCTTTGCGGACAGCATGACCCATGAAATCATCGCCATAAACAACGGGAGCTATATTACCGTTGACGAAAGCGGCGAAACGCTCTACGGTGAAGCGTACAGCATCAAAAACGGCGTCATGAAGCAGATCTGCCGTGACGGCGAGTTGATAAAGCTTTAA
- a CDS encoding SF0329 family protein gives MKKFLEKDRLCETLQGRVQYDFTWYPAFGGNSGIYTILLDRKVVKKFGTGYACRMLTRKGFEIAHLDAVHEVPLESRDEYTDFELSIALRDYRRQSIDVSIASDNPMIRMFAIVDRRIGKRRLEKLKDEIEQQPEWLRVLYLARMQAEGVIPSGGEEACGGEAD, from the coding sequence ATGAAAAAATTCCTGGAAAAAGACAGGCTGTGCGAAACGCTGCAGGGCCGTGTTCAGTATGACTTTACCTGGTATCCGGCATTTGGAGGAAACAGCGGGATTTATACCATACTCCTGGACCGCAAAGTTGTGAAGAAATTCGGAACCGGATATGCATGTCGAATGCTGACCCGGAAGGGTTTTGAGATAGCACATCTTGATGCTGTCCATGAGGTACCGCTTGAATCAAGGGATGAATATACAGATTTCGAGCTCAGCATAGCGCTGAGGGATTACCGCAGGCAGTCAATCGATGTCTCCATTGCCAGCGACAATCCGATGATCCGGATGTTTGCCATTGTGGACAGGCGCATCGGGAAACGGCGGCTGGAAAAGCTGAAGGACGAAATTGAGCAGCAGCCCGAATGGCTGCGGGTTCTCTATCTGGCCAGGATGCAGGCGGAGGGTGTGATCCCGTCGGGCGGGGAAGAAGCTTGCGGCGGCGAAGCGGATTAA
- a CDS encoding YdcF family protein gives MKTGNRISRTRRIVGTMLLVLVVLLIADVLFVMPAKINSVVLKADYRKVFIYELIFCAILLVFALDVRFNLFTRWNPLFLKIIGWIPRAVIILLSAVILFFCGKVIAGSLVNTAGQADHAIVLGLALENGEPTPDLLARLDTAKAYLEKYPEARLILTGGNADESGRTEAAVMRDILLEKDVPESSLILEDQAETTIENFRNIAAIISKDEPVVMISSDYHMDRAVRNAKEEGFTNVMRLPARSNILAYGANMLSEVVLNVNDLTVK, from the coding sequence ATGAAAACCGGGAATCGTATTTCACGCACCAGGAGGATCGTCGGGACTATGCTGCTTGTGCTGGTTGTTCTTTTGATCGCGGACGTTCTTTTCGTCATGCCCGCTAAAATCAATTCCGTTGTCCTGAAGGCGGACTATCGCAAAGTGTTTATCTATGAGCTGATCTTCTGCGCGATCCTGCTGGTGTTCGCGCTGGACGTCCGGTTCAATCTTTTCACCCGGTGGAATCCCCTCTTCCTGAAGATCATCGGCTGGATTCCGCGGGCTGTCATCATCCTGCTCAGCGCGGTAATCCTCTTCTTCTGCGGAAAGGTGATCGCCGGCAGCCTGGTCAACACCGCGGGCCAGGCGGATCATGCCATTGTCCTCGGCCTGGCACTGGAAAACGGAGAACCCACCCCTGACCTGCTGGCCAGGCTGGACACCGCCAAAGCTTACCTGGAGAAATATCCGGAGGCCCGGCTGATCCTCACCGGCGGCAACGCGGATGAATCCGGCCGGACCGAAGCAGCCGTCATGCGCGATATCCTGCTGGAAAAGGACGTGCCGGAAAGCAGCCTGATCCTCGAGGACCAGGCGGAAACCACGATCGAAAACTTCCGGAACATTGCCGCCATCATTTCAAAGGATGAACCGGTGGTGATGATCAGCAGCGATTACCATATGGACCGCGCCGTCCGGAACGCGAAGGAGGAAGGCTTCACCAACGTCATGAGGCTTCCGGCGCGCTCCAACATCCTCGC